One window of Vibrio sinaloensis genomic DNA carries:
- a CDS encoding alanine/glycine:cation symporter family protein: MTDLINLMNDLLWGSILVYLLVGVGIYFTVRLGFIQFRHFGHMFSVLKNSRKSDNAGISSFQALCTSLAARVGTGNMAGVAVALTAGGPGAIFWMWLIAMLGMATSFAESTLAQLYKTKDDDGNYRGGPAYYMEKGLGMRWMGVLFSVFLIIAFGLVFNAVQANSIANAMNNAFGWDSTYVGIAVVLLSSVVIFGGIKRIAKVAELIVPIMALAYLLLAFFVMFSNLEKLPAILTLIFKSAFGLQEAAAGGLGYAIAQAMINGIKRGLFSNEAGMGSAPNAAASATPYPPHPASQGYVQMLGVFMDTIVICSATVAIILMSGEYVPHGEITGIELTQSALSSQVGDWGGIFVAVAIFFFAFTSIIANYSYAETNLIFLEHNHKAGLGLFRIIVLGMVMFGAVASLPVVWALADVSMGLMALVNLVAILLLSGIVIKLAKDYNHQLDQGKVPTFDANDFPELKSQLEDGIWDQSDKN; encoded by the coding sequence ATGACAGATTTAATTAACTTAATGAATGACCTACTTTGGGGGTCGATTCTTGTTTATCTACTAGTCGGTGTTGGGATCTACTTTACAGTCCGTTTGGGCTTTATCCAATTCCGTCACTTTGGCCATATGTTCTCCGTATTAAAGAACAGCCGTAAATCAGACAATGCCGGTATCTCTTCTTTCCAAGCACTTTGTACCAGCCTGGCTGCTCGTGTCGGTACAGGTAACATGGCTGGTGTGGCTGTGGCTCTGACTGCTGGTGGCCCTGGTGCTATCTTTTGGATGTGGCTAATCGCGATGTTGGGTATGGCCACATCGTTCGCAGAAAGTACACTGGCTCAGCTGTACAAGACCAAAGATGATGATGGTAACTATCGCGGTGGTCCTGCTTATTACATGGAAAAAGGTCTTGGTATGCGTTGGATGGGGGTACTGTTCTCAGTATTCTTGATCATTGCATTCGGGCTGGTTTTCAATGCGGTACAGGCAAACTCAATTGCAAACGCGATGAACAATGCATTTGGTTGGGATTCAACCTACGTTGGCATTGCGGTGGTACTGCTCTCTTCCGTAGTTATTTTCGGCGGTATTAAGCGAATTGCGAAGGTGGCTGAACTTATTGTTCCAATCATGGCGCTTGCATACTTACTGCTCGCTTTCTTTGTCATGTTCTCAAACCTTGAGAAACTGCCAGCGATATTGACTCTGATCTTCAAGAGCGCCTTCGGTTTGCAAGAGGCGGCAGCGGGTGGTTTGGGCTACGCTATTGCTCAAGCGATGATCAATGGTATCAAGCGTGGTTTGTTCTCGAACGAAGCCGGTATGGGTTCTGCGCCTAATGCCGCGGCGTCAGCAACACCTTATCCACCACACCCAGCATCACAAGGTTATGTGCAAATGCTTGGTGTGTTTATGGATACTATTGTGATCTGTTCGGCTACGGTGGCGATTATCCTGATGTCGGGTGAATACGTGCCTCACGGTGAAATTACCGGTATCGAACTGACTCAGTCTGCGTTGAGCTCTCAAGTCGGTGATTGGGGTGGCATCTTTGTCGCGGTGGCGATCTTCTTCTTCGCTTTCACCTCAATTATTGCTAACTACTCGTACGCTGAAACCAACCTTATCTTCCTTGAGCACAATCACAAGGCAGGTCTTGGCTTGTTCCGTATTATCGTACTGGGTATGGTGATGTTTGGCGCGGTTGCCTCGTTACCGGTTGTCTGGGCTTTGGCTGACGTCTCAATGGGTTTAATGGCACTGGTCAACTTGGTGGCGATTCTGCTGTTGTCTGGTATTGTGATTAAACTGGCGAAAGACTATAACCACCAGCTTGATCAAGGCAAGGTACCCACCTTCGATGCCAATGACTTCCCTGAGCTAAAATCACAGCTAGAAGATGGCATCTGGGATCAAAGCGACAAAAACTGA
- the yaaA gene encoding peroxide stress protein YaaA, with the protein MLVVVSPAKTLDYESPLATEKHTQPELIEYSKQLIDVCRKLTPADVASLMKVSDKIADLNVGRFQEWSEEFTTENARQAILAFKGDVYTGLDAQSLSDADFDYAQDHLRMLSGLYGLLKPLDLMQPYRLEMGTKLANDKGSNLYQFWGNVITDKLNEAIAAQGDNVLINLASNEYFKAVKPKALDAQVITPVFKDCKNGQYKVISFYAKKARGMMARYIIENRIESVADLTKFDIAGYYFVEQESTPTELVFKREEQ; encoded by the coding sequence ATGTTAGTTGTCGTATCCCCAGCGAAAACCTTAGATTATGAATCACCACTGGCGACCGAGAAGCATACTCAGCCTGAGCTGATAGAGTACTCGAAACAGTTGATCGATGTCTGTCGTAAGCTGACCCCAGCGGACGTGGCCAGCTTGATGAAAGTGAGTGATAAGATTGCCGACCTTAATGTCGGACGTTTTCAAGAGTGGAGCGAAGAGTTCACCACAGAAAATGCCCGCCAAGCGATCCTAGCGTTCAAAGGCGATGTCTATACTGGTCTTGATGCACAGTCACTCAGTGACGCCGATTTCGACTATGCCCAAGACCATTTACGCATGCTTTCTGGCCTATACGGACTGCTGAAACCCCTCGACCTGATGCAACCTTATCGCCTGGAAATGGGGACCAAGTTAGCTAATGACAAAGGATCAAACTTGTACCAGTTTTGGGGCAATGTCATCACTGATAAGTTGAATGAAGCGATCGCAGCGCAAGGCGATAATGTGCTGATTAATCTGGCATCGAATGAGTATTTCAAAGCGGTAAAACCTAAAGCGCTCGATGCTCAAGTGATCACGCCGGTATTCAAAGATTGTAAGAATGGCCAATACAAGGTGATTAGCTTCTATGCCAAGAAAGCTCGAGGCATGATGGCGCGTTACATTATCGAAAACCGGATTGAAAGCGTGGCAGACTTAACCAAGTTTGATATCGCCGGTTACTACTTTGTTGAGCAAGAATCGACGCCTACAGAGTTGGTGTTCAAACGAGAAGAGCAATAA
- a CDS encoding TatD family hydrolase — protein MRLFDTHCHLDFDCFSTEFEQHLYTARQQAVERIVLPAIGPSNWTKITTLAQQHSGLYYGLGMHPLFLNNASERHFTELRLLLERQDGLCVAVGECGLDAVIEVDMDLQERIFVQQVDIATEFKLPLILHSRKTHNRLLQLLKQKQFKYGGILHGFSGSYQQAMQFIECGFYIGVGGVITYPRANKTRQAIAQLPVEHLVLETDAPDMPLNGHQGKANHPKMIGQILACLASLKGLPEQTIAEIVWKNSNFVFSICE, from the coding sequence ATGCGCCTTTTTGATACCCACTGCCACCTCGATTTCGACTGTTTCTCTACCGAGTTCGAACAGCATCTTTATACTGCGCGGCAACAGGCCGTAGAGCGGATTGTATTGCCGGCTATCGGTCCGTCAAATTGGACCAAAATTACCACTCTTGCTCAGCAGCATTCTGGACTTTACTACGGCCTCGGCATGCACCCGCTGTTTTTAAATAACGCAAGTGAGCGCCATTTTACCGAATTGCGTCTACTATTAGAACGGCAAGACGGTTTGTGTGTTGCAGTAGGGGAGTGTGGCTTGGACGCGGTGATAGAGGTGGACATGGATCTGCAAGAGCGAATATTCGTGCAACAAGTCGACATCGCCACCGAGTTTAAGCTGCCACTCATCTTACACAGTCGTAAAACCCATAATCGCTTGCTCCAACTTCTTAAGCAAAAGCAGTTCAAATATGGTGGCATATTGCATGGTTTTTCTGGAAGTTATCAGCAAGCCATGCAGTTTATCGAGTGCGGTTTTTATATTGGTGTTGGAGGTGTGATCACCTACCCAAGAGCCAATAAAACCCGTCAGGCTATTGCGCAGTTGCCTGTCGAACATCTCGTGCTGGAGACGGACGCTCCAGACATGCCATTAAATGGTCATCAGGGCAAGGCGAATCATCCCAAGATGATAGGTCAAATCTTGGCTTGCCTCGCAAGCTTGAAAGGATTACCAGAGCAAACGATTGCTGAAATCGTTTGGAAAAATAGCAATTTTGTCTTCAGCATTTGTGAATAA
- a CDS encoding NupC/NupG family nucleoside CNT transporter, translating to MSLFMSLVGMAVLLGIALLLSDNRKAINLRTVGGAFAIQFIIGGFVLYVPWGRDLLAGFSAGVQNVIDYGKDGTGFLFGSLVNFSVDGIGFIFAFQVLPTLIFFSALISVLYYIGVMQWVIKILGGGLQKALGTSRAESMSAAANIFVGQTEAPLVVRPFVPKMTQSELFAVMCGGLASVAGGVLAGYASMGVPLEYLVAASFMAAPGGLLFAKIIKPETDTPEEDLGADIDGGDDKPANVIDAAAGGASVGLQLALNVGAMLLAFIGLIALINGILGGVGGWFGMPELTLEIILGYVFAPLAFLIGVPWEEATLAGSFIGQKLVVNEFVAYLNFVPYVGDAAQVVPATGEVMSTKTAAIISFALCGFANLSSIAILLGGLGGLAPNRRHDIARMGIKAVAAGTLSNLMAATIAGFFLSF from the coding sequence ATGAGCCTGTTTATGAGCCTAGTCGGTATGGCAGTATTGCTAGGAATTGCATTACTACTGTCTGATAACCGCAAAGCTATCAATCTAAGAACTGTGGGTGGCGCATTTGCTATCCAATTCATCATCGGTGGTTTCGTTCTGTACGTACCATGGGGTCGTGACCTTCTAGCTGGTTTCTCAGCTGGTGTACAAAACGTTATCGACTACGGTAAAGACGGTACTGGTTTCCTATTCGGCAGCCTAGTTAACTTCTCAGTTGACGGTATCGGTTTCATCTTTGCTTTCCAAGTACTACCAACGCTAATCTTCTTCTCTGCGCTAATTTCTGTACTTTACTACATCGGTGTGATGCAGTGGGTTATCAAGATTCTTGGTGGCGGTCTACAAAAAGCACTAGGTACTTCACGTGCCGAGTCAATGTCTGCAGCAGCTAACATCTTCGTAGGTCAAACAGAAGCACCTCTAGTGGTTCGTCCGTTTGTTCCTAAAATGACTCAATCTGAGCTATTTGCAGTAATGTGTGGTGGTCTAGCGTCTGTTGCTGGTGGTGTACTAGCCGGTTACGCTTCTATGGGTGTACCTCTAGAGTACCTTGTAGCTGCATCATTCATGGCAGCACCAGGTGGTCTACTGTTCGCTAAAATCATCAAGCCTGAAACAGATACTCCAGAAGAAGATCTAGGTGCGGATATCGACGGCGGCGACGACAAGCCAGCTAACGTTATCGACGCAGCAGCAGGCGGTGCATCAGTTGGTCTACAACTAGCACTAAACGTTGGTGCAATGCTACTTGCATTCATCGGTCTAATCGCTCTTATCAACGGTATCCTAGGTGGCGTTGGCGGTTGGTTCGGTATGCCAGAACTTACTCTAGAAATCATTCTTGGTTACGTATTTGCTCCTCTAGCATTCCTAATTGGTGTGCCATGGGAAGAAGCAACGCTAGCTGGCTCGTTCATCGGTCAGAAACTGGTTGTTAACGAATTCGTAGCTTACCTAAACTTCGTACCTTACGTTGGTGATGCAGCACAAGTTGTACCAGCAACAGGTGAAGTTATGTCTACTAAGACAGCAGCAATTATCTCGTTCGCTCTATGTGGTTTCGCAAACCTTTCTTCTATCGCGATTCTACTAGGTGGTCTAGGTGGTCTTGCGCCAAACCGTCGTCACGATATCGCTCGTATGGGTATCAAGGCGGTAGCAGCAGGTACGCTATCTAACCTAATGGCGGCGACAATCGCTGGCTTCTTCCTATCTTTCTAA
- a CDS encoding XapX domain-containing protein, which translates to MNEVILATLAGFVVGVLFSAIKLPIPAPPVLSGIMGIVGVYLGGITYQWIIEKFFS; encoded by the coding sequence ATGAATGAAGTTATCCTCGCAACCTTAGCGGGTTTTGTCGTTGGAGTCCTGTTTTCCGCTATCAAGTTACCCATACCAGCCCCTCCCGTGTTGTCTGGGATTATGGGCATAGTTGGTGTTTACTTAGGTGGCATAACTTATCAATGGATTATTGAAAAGTTTTTTAGCTAG
- the deoC gene encoding deoxyribose-phosphate aldolase has product MSDLKAAALRALKLMDLTTLNDDDTDAKVISLCHDAKSAVGNTAAICIYPRFIPIAKKTLREQGTPDIRIATVTNFPHGNDDIEIAVAETKAAVNYGADEVDVVFPYRALMAGNEEVGFELVKQCKQACGDILLKVIIETGELKEEALIKKASEICIKAGADFIKTSTGKVPVNATPEYARMMLEVIRDMGVAETVGFKPAGGVRTAEDAAAYLAMADDILGDNWVDARHYRFGASSLLTNLLNTLEVTDETADPAAY; this is encoded by the coding sequence ATGAGCGATTTAAAAGCAGCAGCACTACGTGCACTAAAACTTATGGACCTAACTACGCTGAATGATGACGACACTGACGCGAAAGTTATTTCACTATGTCATGACGCAAAATCAGCAGTAGGTAACACAGCTGCGATCTGTATTTACCCTCGCTTTATTCCTATTGCTAAGAAGACACTTCGTGAGCAAGGTACACCAGACATTCGCATTGCGACTGTAACTAACTTCCCACACGGTAACGACGACATCGAAATCGCTGTTGCTGAGACCAAAGCAGCCGTCAATTATGGCGCAGATGAAGTCGACGTGGTGTTCCCATACCGCGCTCTGATGGCTGGTAATGAAGAGGTGGGCTTTGAGCTTGTTAAGCAATGTAAACAAGCATGTGGTGATATTCTGCTTAAAGTTATCATCGAAACCGGTGAGCTGAAAGAAGAAGCACTCATTAAGAAAGCCTCAGAGATCTGCATCAAAGCAGGGGCTGATTTCATCAAAACCTCAACGGGTAAAGTGCCGGTAAACGCAACACCAGAATACGCTCGTATGATGTTAGAAGTGATTCGTGACATGGGCGTAGCAGAAACTGTTGGTTTCAAACCCGCTGGTGGCGTACGTACCGCTGAAGATGCAGCCGCTTACCTAGCAATGGCAGATGACATTCTAGGTGACAACTGGGTAGATGCTCGTCACTACCGTTTTGGCGCATCAAGCCTTTTGACTAACCTACTGAATACATTAGAAGTAACGGACGAGACTGCCGATCCAGCAGCTTACTAA
- the deoA gene encoding thymidine phosphorylase, whose product MYLPQEIIRKKRDGEVLTAEEINFFIQGVADNSVSEGQIAAFAMAIFFNEMTMPERIALTCAMRDSGMVIDWSHKQFGGPIVDKHSTGGVGDVTSLMLGPMVAACGGFVPMISGRGLGHTGGTLDKLESIPGYNITPTNEVFGDVTKDAGVAIIGQTGDLAPADKRVYATRDITATVDNISLITASILSKKLAAGLESLVMDVKVGSGAFMPTYEASEELAKSIVAVANGAGTKTTAILTDMNQVLASSAGNALEVREAVQFLTGEYRNPRLLEVTMASCAEMLVLGKLADNTEDARAKLMQVLDNGKAAECFGKMVAGLGGPADFVENYDNYLEKAEVVKPVFADESGVVSAMDTRAIGMAVVAMGGGRRVATDTIDYAVGFDQFIRLGEEASNDKPLAVIHARSEAQWQEAAEALKKAIVIGGEYTPTPEVYRQIRAEDI is encoded by the coding sequence ATGTATTTACCTCAAGAAATCATTCGTAAAAAACGTGATGGCGAAGTGTTGACCGCTGAAGAAATCAACTTCTTCATTCAAGGCGTGGCGGATAACAGCGTTTCTGAAGGCCAGATTGCGGCCTTTGCCATGGCGATTTTCTTTAATGAAATGACTATGCCAGAGCGCATCGCACTCACTTGTGCAATGCGTGATTCAGGTATGGTGATTGACTGGAGCCACAAACAGTTTGGTGGCCCTATCGTGGATAAACACTCAACCGGTGGTGTGGGTGACGTAACGTCATTGATGCTTGGCCCTATGGTCGCAGCATGTGGTGGTTTTGTTCCAATGATCTCAGGTCGTGGTCTTGGCCATACTGGTGGTACGCTCGACAAGCTAGAGTCAATCCCTGGCTACAACATCACACCAACCAACGAAGTGTTTGGTGATGTGACTAAAGACGCAGGCGTCGCCATTATCGGTCAAACTGGCGACCTTGCTCCAGCAGATAAGCGGGTGTACGCCACCCGTGACATCACGGCGACAGTCGATAATATCTCGCTTATCACAGCATCAATCCTGTCGAAAAAACTGGCTGCAGGCCTTGAGTCTCTAGTCATGGACGTAAAAGTAGGTTCAGGCGCGTTTATGCCAACTTACGAAGCGTCAGAAGAGCTCGCTAAGTCGATTGTCGCGGTTGCCAATGGTGCAGGTACCAAAACAACGGCCATTCTTACCGATATGAACCAAGTACTTGCATCATCTGCGGGTAACGCACTGGAGGTGCGTGAAGCGGTTCAGTTCTTGACCGGTGAATACCGTAACCCTCGTCTTCTCGAAGTGACCATGGCGTCATGTGCAGAAATGTTGGTACTAGGCAAGCTAGCTGACAATACTGAAGATGCGCGTGCCAAGTTGATGCAAGTGCTGGATAACGGCAAGGCTGCTGAGTGCTTTGGTAAGATGGTGGCAGGCCTTGGTGGCCCTGCGGATTTCGTTGAAAACTACGATAACTACCTAGAGAAAGCGGAGGTTGTGAAGCCAGTATTTGCTGACGAATCTGGCGTGGTGTCCGCGATGGATACACGTGCGATTGGTATGGCAGTGGTTGCTATGGGTGGTGGTCGCCGTGTCGCGACAGACACCATCGACTACGCCGTGGGTTTTGACCAGTTTATCCGCCTAGGTGAAGAAGCTTCAAATGATAAGCCTCTTGCAGTGATTCACGCTCGCAGTGAAGCGCAGTGGCAGGAAGCGGCAGAAGCATTGAAAAAAGCGATCGTCATCGGTGGTGAGTACACACCAACGCCAGAGGTGTATCGTCAGATTCGCGCTGAAGACATCTAA
- a CDS encoding phosphopentomutase, translating to MKRAFILVLDSFGIGATADADKFGDVGSDTLGHIAEQCEKGLADNAERSGPLRLPNLSKLGLAMAHKESTGNFAPGLDADAEIIGAYGHAAELSSGKDTPSGHWEIAGVPVLFDWGYFTDKENSFPKALTDRILERAGLDGFLGNCHSSGTEILDNLGEEHMKTGLPIFYTSADSVFQIACHEETFGLDRLLELCQIAREELEDYNIGRVIARPFIGPGKGQFERTGNRRDLSVEPPSATILQKLVDEKDGEVHSIGKISDIYAGCGITKKTKATGIPALFEATKDAIKEAGDNTIVFTNFVDFDSAYGHRRDVAGYAAALEYFDGRIHEVMEMMQDDDLLILTADHGCDPTWPGTDHTREHIPVIVYGKKVPAGSLGLRDSFADIGQTLASYFGTSPMDYGKNFL from the coding sequence ATGAAAAGAGCATTTATTTTAGTCTTAGACTCATTCGGTATTGGTGCGACTGCCGATGCTGATAAGTTTGGTGATGTGGGTTCTGACACCTTAGGTCATATTGCCGAGCAGTGTGAGAAAGGGTTGGCGGATAACGCTGAGCGCAGCGGTCCACTTCGCTTACCAAATCTATCTAAGCTTGGTCTTGCAATGGCTCACAAAGAGTCAACAGGTAACTTTGCACCGGGTCTGGATGCGGATGCAGAAATCATTGGCGCATACGGTCACGCAGCAGAGCTATCTTCTGGTAAAGACACCCCTTCTGGTCACTGGGAAATCGCGGGTGTTCCGGTTCTGTTTGATTGGGGCTACTTTACCGACAAAGAGAATAGCTTCCCGAAAGCGCTCACCGATCGCATTCTTGAGCGTGCAGGTCTAGATGGCTTCCTAGGTAACTGCCACTCTTCTGGTACCGAGATCCTAGACAACCTGGGTGAAGAACACATGAAGACAGGCCTGCCAATCTTCTACACCTCGGCTGACTCAGTATTCCAAATTGCGTGTCATGAAGAGACATTCGGTTTAGACCGCTTATTAGAGCTATGCCAAATCGCTCGTGAAGAGCTTGAAGATTACAACATTGGCCGTGTTATCGCTCGTCCATTCATTGGCCCAGGTAAAGGCCAGTTTGAACGTACTGGTAACCGTCGTGACTTATCTGTTGAGCCACCATCAGCAACGATTCTGCAGAAGCTAGTTGATGAGAAGGACGGTGAAGTCCATTCAATTGGTAAGATCTCTGATATTTACGCTGGCTGTGGTATCACCAAGAAAACCAAAGCAACAGGCATTCCTGCCCTATTTGAGGCCACAAAAGATGCCATCAAAGAAGCCGGTGACAATACGATCGTATTCACCAACTTTGTTGATTTCGACTCAGCTTACGGCCACCGCCGCGACGTTGCGGGTTACGCTGCCGCGTTAGAGTACTTTGATGGTCGTATTCATGAGGTGATGGAGATGATGCAAGACGACGACTTGCTGATCCTGACCGCAGACCATGGTTGTGACCCTACTTGGCCTGGTACTGATCATACTCGCGAACATATCCCAGTCATTGTATACGGTAAAAAAGTACCAGCAGGCTCACTTGGCTTGCGAGACAGCTTTGCTGACATTGGCCAGACTCTGGCAAGCTACTTTGGTACTTCACCAATGGATTACGGTAAGAACTTTTTGTAA
- the deoD gene encoding purine-nucleoside phosphorylase has protein sequence MATPHINAEMGAFADVVLMPGDPLRAKYIAETFLEDVVQVCDVRNMCGFTGTYKGRKVSVMGHGMGIPSCSIYATELIKDFGVKKIIRVGSCGAVSEDIKVRDVVIGMGACTDSKVNRIRFKGHDFAAIADYKMVRAAEDAAKARGIEVKVGNLFSAELFYTPDPEMFDVMDKYGIVGVEMEAAGIYGVCAEYGAKALTICTVSDHIKTGEQTTSDERQTTFNDMMVIALDSVLLGDAE, from the coding sequence ATGGCAACTCCACATATCAACGCAGAAATGGGCGCATTTGCAGACGTCGTATTAATGCCTGGTGACCCACTACGTGCAAAATACATTGCAGAAACGTTTTTGGAAGATGTGGTTCAAGTATGTGACGTACGTAATATGTGCGGTTTCACTGGCACCTATAAAGGTCGCAAAGTATCAGTGATGGGACATGGTATGGGTATTCCATCTTGTTCGATTTACGCCACCGAGCTTATTAAAGACTTTGGTGTGAAAAAGATCATTCGTGTCGGTAGCTGTGGTGCGGTAAGCGAAGACATCAAAGTTCGCGATGTGGTCATCGGTATGGGTGCATGTACAGACTCAAAAGTGAACCGTATCCGTTTTAAAGGTCATGACTTTGCTGCTATCGCTGACTACAAAATGGTACGTGCAGCTGAAGATGCAGCAAAAGCGCGCGGCATTGAAGTCAAAGTAGGTAACCTATTCTCAGCCGAGCTGTTCTACACGCCTGATCCAGAGATGTTTGATGTAATGGACAAATACGGCATTGTTGGTGTTGAGATGGAAGCGGCGGGTATCTACGGTGTGTGTGCCGAGTACGGTGCTAAAGCACTGACTATCTGTACCGTATCTGACCACATTAAGACGGGTGAGCAAACGACGTCTGATGAGCGTCAAACCACCTTTAACGATATGATGGTGATCGCGCTTGACTCTGTTCTTCTCGGTGATGCTGAGTAG
- a CDS encoding YtjB family periplasmic protein, with protein MDSSLFSFRIAIKVLGTLCLIAMVATIAINSVKITKGNEQIQANQLETLTDILISQASLSASDLIVAQDQEQLLKLTNQLAQDNLVVDATIYDAEGVKLAASDNGKTVREMLGLDTPLQTARIGKQQLVEPVIRDNTVIGFVRITFETGKLTAFSDHYYRKSDRYMYTMVGLSFVAGVLIALIFRRKPTKRKGENLLLKDV; from the coding sequence ATGGACTCATCGCTGTTTTCGTTTCGTATCGCCATCAAGGTATTGGGTACACTGTGCTTAATTGCTATGGTGGCCACGATTGCCATCAATAGTGTCAAGATCACTAAGGGTAACGAACAGATTCAAGCCAACCAGTTAGAGACCCTCACCGATATTCTGATCTCACAAGCTTCGCTCTCTGCCAGTGACCTTATCGTTGCTCAAGATCAGGAGCAGTTGTTAAAGCTCACGAATCAGTTAGCACAAGATAACCTCGTGGTTGATGCTACTATCTATGACGCCGAAGGCGTTAAGCTCGCCGCCAGTGACAACGGAAAAACGGTACGTGAGATGCTTGGCTTAGATACACCACTGCAAACCGCTCGTATCGGAAAACAGCAGCTCGTTGAGCCCGTCATTCGAGACAATACCGTGATTGGTTTTGTACGCATTACCTTTGAAACCGGCAAGTTGACGGCATTTTCAGACCACTACTACCGCAAAAGTGACCGCTACATGTACACCATGGTCGGGCTAAGCTTTGTGGCCGGCGTATTGATTGCCTTGATTTTTAGACGCAAACCCACCAAACGCAAAGGCGAAAACCTTTTGCTTAAGGATGTCTAG
- the serB gene encoding phosphoserine phosphatase, translated as MDTLKTLSIRKHIPLTNRLPETRLATQFDKAAAGWVVYGHYLCPSQFEDIDFYVGEYNAIVDVWKVGDYEVALMAGELTEQHEEILQALELDYSSLNDVPELSKPGLIVLDMDSTAIQIECIDEIAKLAGVGEEVAEVTERAMQGELDFEQSLRQRVGKLAGADESILQQVRNVLPLMPDLPELIATLQRFGWKTAIASGGFTYFSDHLQQLLGLDHAQSNQLEIVEGKLTGKVLGDVVCAQTKADILVQLAEQFDIEPHNTIAVGDGANDLVMMKAAGLGIAYHAKPKVEQAAQSAVRYAGLGGIICVLSALLVKQKRVSLKPLA; from the coding sequence ATGGATACGTTAAAGACCCTTTCAATACGCAAACACATTCCCCTTACTAACCGTTTACCAGAAACGCGCTTAGCCACTCAGTTCGACAAGGCAGCGGCTGGATGGGTGGTTTACGGTCACTACCTCTGCCCAAGTCAATTTGAAGATATCGACTTCTATGTGGGTGAGTACAACGCCATCGTTGATGTATGGAAAGTCGGTGATTATGAAGTGGCACTGATGGCTGGCGAGCTTACCGAGCAACATGAAGAGATTTTGCAAGCGCTTGAGCTCGATTATTCCTCTCTTAATGATGTGCCTGAGCTTTCAAAGCCAGGTTTAATTGTGCTCGATATGGACTCCACGGCTATTCAAATTGAATGTATTGATGAGATTGCAAAACTGGCAGGCGTCGGCGAGGAGGTGGCGGAAGTCACCGAACGGGCGATGCAAGGTGAGCTCGACTTCGAACAAAGCTTGCGTCAACGCGTGGGTAAGTTAGCCGGTGCGGATGAGTCGATTTTGCAGCAAGTACGTAATGTGCTACCTCTGATGCCCGACTTGCCGGAGTTAATTGCAACGCTGCAGCGATTTGGTTGGAAAACCGCAATCGCCTCAGGCGGCTTTACTTATTTTTCTGATCATCTGCAACAGTTACTCGGCTTGGACCATGCTCAGTCAAATCAGTTAGAAATCGTTGAGGGTAAATTGACCGGAAAAGTATTGGGTGATGTGGTGTGCGCGCAGACCAAAGCGGATATTTTGGTCCAACTGGCAGAGCAATTTGACATTGAGCCTCACAACACTATTGCCGTGGGTGATGGCGCCAATGACTTAGTGATGATGAAAGCAGCCGGTCTTGGGATAGCGTATCATGCGAAACCGAAAGTCGAGCAAGCGGCGCAAAGTGCGGTCCGATACGCCGGGCTGGGCGGGATCATCTGTGTTCTCTCTGCGCTACTGGTCAAGCAGAAGCGAGTCAGTCTCAAACCCTTAGCATGA